One segment of Bdellovibrionota bacterium DNA contains the following:
- a CDS encoding prolipoprotein diacylglyceryl transferase: protein MPYLQIPRFHFLGLQIDIFGVLVATGFLLGSHLAARRAVRMGLSPLPIHDAALLAILCGMFGAHLMHLVAYFPKELIEKPWRIFQVWSGISSFGGFLGAGLAIWYYFHRKKIPFYPYADALMFGMAPGWICGRLGCYTAHDHPGRLTDFFLAVKYPGGSRHDLGLYDALLAMAMTGVVYFLGRKNAKPRPPGFFYALVLILYGIPRFFFDHLRAVDVPRPDARYFGWTPGQYLAAALVTFGAYQMVRAYRQESASTD, encoded by the coding sequence ATGCCCTATCTGCAGATCCCCCGGTTTCATTTCCTCGGCCTGCAAATCGATATTTTCGGCGTCCTGGTTGCCACCGGATTTCTTCTCGGATCGCACCTGGCGGCTCGGCGGGCGGTCCGAATGGGCCTCAGTCCGTTGCCGATTCACGACGCGGCGCTCTTGGCGATCCTCTGCGGGATGTTCGGCGCTCACTTGATGCATCTCGTCGCCTACTTTCCGAAGGAACTGATCGAAAAGCCCTGGCGGATTTTTCAGGTATGGTCCGGAATCTCTTCCTTCGGTGGTTTTCTGGGTGCGGGTCTTGCGATTTGGTATTACTTCCACCGAAAAAAAATACCGTTTTACCCATACGCCGATGCGTTGATGTTCGGCATGGCACCCGGATGGATTTGCGGGCGGCTCGGCTGTTACACGGCCCACGATCACCCGGGGCGCCTCACCGATTTCTTCCTGGCGGTGAAATATCCGGGAGGGTCGAGGCACGACCTCGGCCTTTACGATGCACTTTTGGCAATGGCGATGACCGGTGTGGTCTATTTCTTGGGGCGGAAAAATGCGAAACCAAGACCTCCCGGATTTTTCTACGCGCTCGTTCTGATTCTGTACGGCATCCCGCGGTTTTTCTTCGATCACTTAAGAGCCGTGGACGTTCCGCGGCCGGACGCGCGTTACTTCGGGTGGACGCCGGGACAGTATTTGGCGGCGGCCCTCGTGACATTCGGCGCGTACCAGATGGTGCGAGCGTATCGGCAAGAATCGGCATCCACCGACTAG